The Amphiura filiformis chromosome 8, Afil_fr2py, whole genome shotgun sequence genomic sequence ggttctaaagttatgaggttttgtgatgtgtattttcttatgtattttattgttttttactccatatttttgcctttatctaaatttcaaatttgccacctttggcccccatggaccagattgtgtcacatattataaaatgtaatTGACATTCATTTGAAAATTATAGTTCCACTGTTATAGTGATGCTTCAAAACCCAACTACTGGTCAACCACTGCACCCTGGTGATTGACCCTGGATTTTTTTGTTCAGAACAAAAGAATGTGGTTCGGCATTGTTGTCagcggttgagttttgaagcccATTCCTTACTTATCAAGGGCTCCTATTCATAAATTCAATGAAAACCAGTCAACAGTAGAGTTGGCTTCCTTGAGAGAGTAACATCAGTGCGCGCATGTTATTTAATAGCATGCATCAACACAAAGTACTGATGTCAATCTCTCAAGGAAGACATATGGACTATTCAGACTTCAGAGGTGCGTAaaagttcctcttttcagctgatttcctctttttttgttaccaaattaatgtgttttcttttattttcagcccatatttggcatttttacccgaTTTGACTGTTTATCAGCTTTTTCGCAATTGTCCTCTtattttggtctgtggcctctcacacccctgactaTTGTTATAGTAGAGTTATTTTTCAAAGAATCTTATCCATGCAAGCTGTAATTAGCCATAAAATTGAATTACAATCTCTAAATTATCTCATCAGGTTTCTCAACTTCTTTACACAAAACTTCCAGTAATTAGTCAAAACAACTTGTGACTACTTACTACTTCGGTAGATTCTTCATTACTTTTATGATGGATCTAGTCACAAAGCTTCATTTAATCTGTTCATAATTTGAACGCACAGACTAAAATCCTGCCATTTTGTATCAATTATGTATTAtagtttttaatatattttgttaaaaCTCAAATTAATGTTTGTCGTAAATACACAGCAGTGCTGTGGAGtgtgaaataaaatataatatgtttttcattcaaaataagaacttgttcttttcatttcatgtttgtcatttatttttacaatagtgcacttgattgtattaaaacatttcttgatttccataaatcaaaatatttcttactGGACAGGATGGCCCTTTCATTATACAGACAGCAAAAAAAATATCCTGAACAAAgacaatatatgaagagcttcgATTCAAAACCCCTtatatccacttgagcaatttcgagaacacatcaaaaaatcatcacaaaaatcactgatataaggaggttttcaacaaaagcagtttttggtgggatgctcagcctacccaagcatcccgccaaaatctgcttttgttgaaaacgcccacatatcagtgatttttttttgatgatttttttatgttttctcaaaagtggatgtaaggggttttgaaacaaagctcttcatatgtcaaaattaaatccAGCGGTCAATTATACTTGTAACCTTTAGCTCTATAGATTTAAGACCTCAGTTGTTGaagttggttgagaattaaagaaacagtgatcaaaAACCCCAGGAAGgagcaaaatcaaaagttgcattttatggTTCTAACCCATGGAAGACAAGGTGCTAAGTTCTCTTGTTCAAAAACACTGTGTGCAAATCGATAGGGTATCTAATGGAGCAAATTGGCAACttctgaatttgcatcttccatgGGAATTTTATTTGGATCACCATGTCTTCATTTCTTgacaatttttgactattgaagtCTGAAATCAGAGCTTaaaaatgcagctattggctgcaccggttctaattatgacataccgtaaaacctcgtctacaagcatatatgtgacatgatcaaggggaaatGAATCGCatatcggcaattttcaattttacatcattttatgaatgctacatttggatgcaaaccccatcaaaattggacatctggttaccaagttacATGTATGagtaatttatcaatggctgaaaacaatataaaacaaaagaatttgaacactgtttttgccaatatctcaaaaacaataattagcgacatccgactcattcctcttgatcatgtcacatatacatgtatggtgtttttgatgaaagctaaattaatacgaaacagctgtaaatatgccaatacaatactTGTATTTATACGCtggtatcggtaatttatttgctcaaactttatgttttaatttagttgatggatggcgcctggataaATTCAGCTtttatcaaaaacactatatggttgtagacgaggttttacggtatatgtctttgtttaggatatacaggctTAAACATAAgtacataactggtaccttaatttgttTGCTGCCTCTATTAGTGCCTATTCTGATCATACtacattttaaaggagtatttcgtgatcctagcatcctctatttatgccatttttcattagatatccacgaaaaaaacctattcccaaaatttcaattgattccgattttgcgttaagcatgagttatgcatgattatgtgtattacactgctccatagacaatgcgttgtaatttcgttctggtgcaccagaacgaaattcaaatttcacgatatctttgctaagcgaattaatctgcaagaaatattttgtacataaacataatgtagccagaggtttccagtgatataaaaatctcaactttttttgagaaaagtggggggatgaggctgtggatcacgaaatgccctttaacagTTTCTTACCAACTTTCACAGAATTAATTGCTTAaatgttacaaattaaatcagaaAAGGTTTCACATAAATTGGTATTTATAAGGTGCATTTTTGTAAACCTCCATAAAAACCACCAACTTCCAATCATGTTCATAATTAATTATATAACACATCACAAAATGTAATTGCCCCtttattagggctcatattgaaataccctaccacgttttcacacagaaagaaggcaggattcccctcgctaagcgcccgcctcaggaaagcttcggtcataaagcggatggattatatgcatcagtgatacaccctgcccaggattttaacaaaagaaggctagcacaggaaagctgcaggatggtgcacaccttcctgtgtaagggaatttcaatatgagcccttatgagttatttttaaaaaatatatcaagTATCATATATGTATTACATTTTAAAATCGAGTTATTGTCTCATAATAAAGGGGTGATTACTTTTTGTTCTTGTGATGTGTTTCAGTAATGATTCATCTAATACTGTTTATAATATGAACTATCttcaatattaaaatcaatataaaaatatattttcaccaatttccactatagctaaaataatagtttctcgattatgagagctcaataggcacgcaaagacaattgcgtcggcgtacaacgcctaccacacagGCTTTGGGTAGCGCTTCATTTCCTGTGCGTGCTCAACTGATCGCGCtattgtgtcattccactaaacttgcgacattacgcagtgcacgcagcacatccatactctcatgatcgagaaactattattttagctatagtcttgatatttttgcaatttatacacTACTTTTTGTCATGCGTTGACTTAATGATTCATTTAAAACTGTTTAtatcaaatatgttcaaaatatcaaaatcaatataaaaaaatattttcaccaaTCTCTTCTAGTTTTTGGATATTCTTTCATTTACACATTCTATAAGGCTATTCAACTCTTTATCTAAGGTATGTTTATCACCATTGTTATGGAGAGTGAAGTCCCAGCTTATTCCTGTATCCAAGTCACATTCAGATTCAGCATCATCAACACCTGCAATATAACGAATGAAAAAACGTAGCAAATAAATTTAACCCAAcaagtaggccctacatgtagcaaaaaaaataaaaataaaatatggtcACAGGAATgtactttaaccccatgagaactacctgcccattggccaaaaagaagtttttattatcaattggcccaatcagcaacattgttagaataattttaccacacaaaaaaagctccattttgattggtgattaaagtgaaaatatcatgtaattgaccaatcagaggcaatgttagatcggcaggtagtgctcagagggttaaaaCCAGCCTGACTGCAAAAGATTGGTAATTTTGTTGTTGGGCtggaaaaaatgcaaattacATGCCAGACAATTTTGCTTGTACTGTCCACAGATAAGTTTAATAGATGAGTAATAAACCTCTAGAGTATAACAtttagtttttaaaatgtttggacCCGGTAGAGTCTATTTCAGTAAACCTTTAACCCTTCTTAACTCAAGTAACCGATTGTAAGTTACAAATACCCTTTGACTAGACGTAACATtacaaagggtccctgtagtaaatccctattatttACAAAGGGCATTTCAGTAACAAAGCATTTGTGAGTGTAAATTTAAAATGGACTCCAAGTTACCTTTAGTAAAAACATATCCTCGGCATTCCCTCACTTTTAACTTGGCTTCAACTCTGACTGTCAAAGTCTCTTTTGTAAAGTGTTCCTTAAAATATTTGACATCGGTTTGTCTCCTTGCATCACTTATGATCCACACTTTGAAAGACGCCGGTACGTCGGTAGTGGTTAGTTGACAGAAGTACCCTGGATCTTGGTTGCGCTTCTCCTCACCCCACTTGATCATATCGGCTCTGTATTTCTCTTTGTATTCTGTGGCATCTAGTAGCTTATCAAGCTTCAAATTGTGATCCTGTTACAGtaagaatataaaaaaaatgaaataatgatACATTTCATCAAATTAAACAAGGAGAAATCTTTGTAGATATCTTTTCACTGACATTAACAATGACACACAGTCTATCCCCAAATTAAGCAAACAAACCAAACGGAGGATAAAAAAGCCCTTTGAACAAAACTAGTTTATTTCGCAACAGCAATTTCTGATCCTACCTAACCACAGCTATCAAAGTTGCACTTATTTATCTGACAGCATAGTTCAGACAGGCTATTCACTTTCACtttaaaaaaaccctgaaattgATGAGAAAAAAACCTGAATAAGAGCAAGAATTTTGCTTGAAAAGTCCccaaatgggctaaaaataattaaaataacacTGACATATTGACTGGCATCTCTTATTGAAATAATTACCTTGGCATATTGGGCTTTCAAAGGTCCTGATAATCTTAGTATGGTGCATACATCTTGCCCAATCCTGCAAAATAAAAAAGATGTTATTTTAATTCATGAAACGAGATGGGGTTCAATATACTTGTTCATGACGAAGCGATTAAAAAACAGCCCTCGTACAAATGTATATGTGCTTTTTGCTATTGCAAATCATGTTCCACATAAAAGTATGGGTTATCTTATATTTTATAAGTATAGCAAATACCCTATAACTTATAAGCCCTATGTATTGTTGTTCCTCAATTCGCACATCATTTTCAGTTTCTAGacaatttttccaaaaatgttaaaaattactTGCACTTTTCCCAACTTTTGGCAATATAACTAGAGCCCTAACTGCCTCTTACAACCTGCATAAGCAGCCACTGACAGCCAGTGATGTATGGCTAAACGTGAAATACACACCATATATATGCGTTGCTAATCACATAGTGCCCTAGTACTGGCAATGAATTCCCAGCACCCATTAGCATCCCATGCACAGCTCCCACATGTGTCAAATTTGTGATTTGCAGCACCTtattttcaggctctgtagcaTGCAAATTTGGCTTGTCCCAAGTTTTACAGTGGGGACCTAATATAACATGATACTATAAAACATACTTTCATTTCACAATGTGTACACTTTATGTTGGTACTAATACTATACAATGCAGTAATTAATGGCATTTTCTTAAATCTGCATGCaaagtttatattttctttctaatCATCATCAATACCAGACCTAATTACCTTTGTTGAAGAATATCTGTAACAAAGTCTTTCCCTGACTTCCGCTTTCCACTGAATAGTAATACTACACTTGGTTGTTCTGAAGATTCTTTATCTTGCTGGGAGCTCTTAGGCTTTTTGATGAGGTCAGTAGCTTTTTCTTCATTATCACCACTTGATTTtcttttctgtgattttttaaCTTCTTCCatgattaataaaaaaaattaatgtaccTGGAGGGTAttgaaagaaaaagaatgaaAATCAAACAAATGAACAATCTTCCACTgaatcaggggtagcgctagaactaaacactcgagtgtccgcagggacccccgaacttgcaaaaaattaaaaagtagggggtccggagtagagtttagtgagtcccagttgcacaaatgcagcataaatagtatatctgcaatagcgctagattgaaaaactgggggtctgcagggacccctgaacttgcagaaaatttaaaaacagaggGTCCCAACtttattttggtgggtccgggaccccaaaaagcaacttagcgctacccttgCACTGAATACACTAAGATTATGAGTATATTTCTATTTTATGTGGATCCAAAATTATGGCGATGAAATCAGcacaggtatcacacaagaaacactgaagattacaagatctatCTAAACACCGAGTTTGCTAAAAAAACCCAATAAGAACTGTCAAgccaaaaaaaaggaaagaaaaagaggcctacttcttcagggacagacaacaaaatggTAGTGAACTTGCTTCCATTGAGttaagacacagcttattttgctccgagtttgctgtcttgtttgctactgagttcgttttgaacttgccttcagaaatttgacttgaatttgtttttaaactacagcatgtagttttcattGTTTGCTcctatattttgttgtctgtccctgaagaagagcagtttatctgagTGAAGGTTGTTTTttatctgtttggttttgtttgtctgctatgtaCATCGATTTTCATCACTACTTTTGTACTGCTTTCCTTAAACTTCTGTGGCCCCTGGAATTCACAAATTGGCCAATTTTTGGCAATCACACTTTGTctatttttgtgcctacattggttgtttggtttatcgtgtctgtttatatgaTTGCAGTGTCAGTGTACAGTGAtttgttctagtgcacttttgaccttttgtattcccattgattgttttttgttgttgttgcaggtttagcacttctgtgggccttggaactggtaatttttggctatcaaactttgtCTACTTCTTTTCTACATGTCTAATACTATTATGCCTAcatttgatttgttattttgccccccccccctgtatacTGTTAAAGTTAAGTAgtctgtattttattttacttgtttctcACATGAAGTTGGTGTATCTTAAGTGCTCTtcttctttcctgttgttcatattcaaggtatatcctcttgatccttgatgtgttttgtgtcctatTGGATTCACACATGGACATGAATGATGGACATGATCCATGGATCAGTTATTGATATCAGTATACCcactttttaagcttacctaatttgTTGAATTTCACCTGTTGGATATGAATGCAAATGGTGAGTATCAGTTTTATGTCTAAAATACTACAACATAATGCGAAAATACAGTTGGGTAAATGAAAATAAACACAATAAATACCTTATTGTTGACAAAACTTGTTGCAGACGGAGAACGTCGTCTGCCACAGGTCCCTGTCATAGCAATAAACTGAATCTCGACCTACTCCCCTAAAATCCTCACACGCTTTGCGCATGTGCGAGTACTAGTCTGTGTTCAAGACTTTGCGTGTATTCATGATGTGTGATGTATTGACCAGGCGAGCACATTATATTATTTGCCGTgctcaggggcggatttaggagGGGGGGGGCGAGATCACTCGGTAGCCTACAACTTATTATAACAAGTgtgctaaaatcatgaaaaataaacTGTTACTTTTATGATAAAAGAAAAATGTCTATAGGCCCCTATCCATAGAAATATTAATGCTTTATGCAATCAACTATCAATCATCATAATAATTGTCATAATGCCGTGAGTTGGTTATAGGCCTATGCCCGGGCCTATGCCTAGCCCTAGCTTAGGCTCTTTAAGATTTTTTAAAAGGGCGCGATGACTGTTAATtaggtaggcctattaattattaattttaattaaaaataataagtaattaaaattacttattattttctttattttgaaacgagtGGTCACATCCCAATATCaacggtaggcctacattttggcactgcatgCTGCAGATATATAATTATTGCGATTTatatggttgattttataggtCTACATTGATATCTAATATAATGCAGGGGTGTTTCAGTATCATAgttaagaagtaaaaaaaaatgtagcaaattaatataggcctatgtcattttgagaaaatgacaaataaagatcaaataggcccctaggcctaattaaatattttgcaattctcattTTTGgacgcgggaattattaggctaaataaataagaaataagtaaataaataaacatgtttcacgtctccCCTGGCtttcttttttgaggtttcttcgaTTTATAAgcctatattattatttttttgaaattcagtttaaTATACCGGTAGGCTAACTTTTCAAAACATATctaggccctataggcctatgtctaggaagttgagatgctttctatagcctagCTAATATAGGTCTACAAGAAACATTTTTGGAAGATTTTGTGATAATTAAAGAGGTCTTACCGATACCtctcagaaaaacaaataaaaggcttactcctttttccaggcattaggCCTGTTGTcagtgcagtggcggcgccaggaattattaaagtgaatttcagggggaggggcacaaaataaacaaattttgagcaaaattgccgcaaaaagtggaaactttcataattttgagtttttactgggtATTTACCagcaattttgcgataaaaaataaaaactcccctcttcctcctctttttttcaaaaacccggatgtgaaacatgtttgtttattttgtttgtttaggcctataattttgtttatttatttgtttataagtttgtttatttgtttatttaaaactttgttgttatttgtttatctttgttattaattttgtttatttgcctgtattttgtttgtttttaagtttgtttgtttataagtttgtattaatttgtttaaaactttattcataatttctttgtttgttgatctttttgttaagggaaggggtatgaacgtttggacagtatttattgtgggacattagagcacatcagacatatcgaattgcattctgaatacgaaggatatccttctgatatcaaataattttgattttttttaaattcgcaatgtaatacacattttatggcaaatcattaaaaattgatatttttgatatttaacagtactcgaagtaaactttataaatctgatgatttatacttaacgtgtatgtaggtgggatgaaaagccgacgatcaattgaaaagtttgacctttcgtattgaagatatggattttttccccacccccccccaaaaaattaggtcttttggggaaaaaatccatatcttcaatatgaaaggtcaacattttcaattgatcgtcggcttttcctcccactacatacaatttaagaatatatcattaaatttatataatttacttcgagtactaatatatcaaaaatttgaaaaatatcaaattttgatgttttgtcataaaatttgtattatatcgtgattttcaaaaatgaaaattatttgatatcagaaagacatgcttcgcattcagaatgcaattcgatacgtctgaggtgctctcatgtcccataaaaaaatactgtcgaaacgctcaaaacgctcattccagatcccttaattatattgtttatttgtttgtttataagtttgcttatttgtttctttgcttatcttttgtttatttgtctgtattttgttcaaagtgtaagtgtttatttatttatttgtttataagtttgttgatttgtttataactttattgttaatatgtttgtttatctttttgttaattatattgtatatttgtttgtttatttgttttttgcttgtttgtttatttgtctgtattttgtttaagttgcaagtttgtttgtttgcttaattgtttatattttgtttattattttgtttatttgtttgtttaaaagttgtttatctttttgttaattatattgtttatttataggtttatttatttatttgttatttatgttAGTtaccttgtttatttgtttatttattgtttgttgatttgtttgtttattattttgttgattttttgcacatttgtttattcgattatttgtttgtttataattatgtttgttaatttgtttattatttatacgtttgtttgtttataaggttttaaatttatatatctatgtatttgtttgtttatagttACTTCCAGAGTGGTGCAAAgcgttttcatttaataaattaataattgctAACTGCTGCTttcctatttgtttgtttgcttgcctatttgtttgtttgcttgcctatttgtttgtttgcttgcctatttgtttgtttacttgcctatttgtttgtttacttgcctatttgtttgtttacttgcccatttgtttgtttacttgcctatttgtttgtttacttgcctatttgtttgtttacttgcctatttgtttgtttacttgcttatttatttgtttacttgcctatttgtttgtttacttgcctatttgtttgtttgcttacatgcctatttgtttgtttgcttacttgcctacttgcctgtttacttgtttgccTACTAGCCTGTTTTCTTGTTTACTTATTCgcctacttgcctgtttacttgtttacttgtttgcctacttgcctgtttacttatttgcctacttgcctgtttacttgtttgtttgtttacttgcctgtttacttgtttgtttacttgcctgtttacttgtttacttgtttacctacttgcctgtttacttgtttacttgtttacttgtttgcctACT encodes the following:
- the LOC140159090 gene encoding phosphomevalonate kinase-like; translated protein: MEEVKKSQKRKSSGDNEEKATDLIKKPKSSQQDKESSEQPSVVLLFSGKRKSGKDFVTDILQQRIGQDVCTILRLSGPLKAQYAKDHNLKLDKLLDATEYKEKYRADMIKWGEEKRNQDPGYFCQLTTTDVPASFKVWIISDARRQTDVKYFKEHFTKETLTVRVEAKLKVRECRGYVFTKGVDDAESECDLDTGISWDFTLHNNGDKHTLDKELNSLIECVNERISKN